In Mytilus edulis chromosome 3, xbMytEdul2.2, whole genome shotgun sequence, the genomic window GTTCAAATGCAATGTATATTCCTGATAATATCTCTATTTTTCTTCTTTCTTCGTCGCGGTTTGAAAAAATCCTGCTACTACTTTGCGCATGCGCTCTCTCTCACAATCGTAAAGACTTTAAAAACCGCTTGCTTCAAAACCACAACGCTTTCAACTCAACTAGGTTTGCAAACTTCTGAATTCTAACTTCTTTATTTTCTGGTATTCCTTTTAGAAGCGATTATTATTCGTTGACACCCAAATAATAAATGACAAACTTACACAATGAATCGGTGTATATACCAgagcgcggacctcgaagagaacACCATAGCAACAATTAACGCGTCTCATAACAACCAAGGATAAAAGAAcgattttatatgtatttttcgtTAACGCATTGTTCAAACGGGTAATTAATTATAGATTATAATTCaacaataaattacaaatattgtcttatgcctaaactgcatttttgtcacaCTACATCAAATGCCTTGTGTTAACTTCCTTAAACATTGAATGTAAAGCTTGATGTACACGTATTCACTGACATTGCAACGGCTAACTACCacaaaaaatagtaaaaacaatttttaatgaAACTGGCGTATCAAATGATTTGagttgttaaaattaaaaaaaaacgtgttacACTTATTCAAACGTTATTAAGATTATGCCGATTGAAACCCTGCTGACTCGGGCCATTGGAATTTCTTATATGTTTTCACTGCTAAACTGTTTATAATAACCAATTAACATTGTACATTTTCTGTAACGAGACTATATTAgctgtatttgtttatttcaggCTGGTCAGTTTTCAGAAGAAACGATAAGTGGTAAGCATCTGTATGTGTGTCTAACGAATATTTAAGTGCCAGTCGTTGTAAGAATCATGCaactttgaaaatatcaaaaggaAACGATTGTTATATTCGTGCACTATTAGTCATTTTGAACCTAAATTATTGTCATCTTGAAtgggtttttgtttgtcattttttcaCCACTGCCTAATTTTTAGGCAGATTGGAACTTAATTTGTACTGATGATAAACATTAAGAAAGAGTATACTCATTTTAATAGCAGCGTCAACAAGATCATGTAATGGCGCTCAGGTTCACTTGTCATATCGTACGtgtaataaacatttaaactgtggggtcgcCAAAGGTTCTAAATGTCTAAATCAAATAATACGAATAACTAGTAAAAGACTAAACCTTGTGTGttgatttaaatgttgaaaacttAAACTTCCCGTAGACCTGCATAAACTTTACTCTTTTAACTATTTAAATCCAACCTGGAAGGCTTCTGACGTACCGAGTGAAAGTAAACTCACTGTTATCGGTAGCcgatgacaaacaagttacagGTAAAAgattcaattttattacaaacatgTATTGCGATTGTCCGTATGAAAATGATTCTAAGtgtcatttatttatattgaattatAAACGTAAAAACGTTATCAAATGCCTTGCATAACAATGGACAAAACAAGACCGTATTCACAGAATTGTGATCAGATCGAGGAAAACATAGCTTCTAAACGCAGATAGAATATGCAcattatattaaaagaaaaactaTGCAATTGATGAAATAATCATTTACACCAATTCAGGTTTATATTTGGTACTGATTACTGAATAAGAAATGAATAACATCTGTATATCATTGTTTGTGTGCATTCAACATGACAACACACATGCTTAAAAGTAATACTATACGGCATGTAAGTACAGATAAACGTGTATAACGTGAAGGTTTTTATCACCTATAACAACTGTATCGTTCATCATTGTTACTATCATTCATGTTTTTTGGCAGACTGGCGAGAGTCGTTTTCATTGTTCGACAAGAACAGAGACGGTGTCATATGCTGTAGGGAATTGGGAGGTGTGATGAGGTCAATAGGTCAGACACCAACAGACGATGACGTTCAGAAAATGGTTTCAGACGCAGACAAGGACGGTATATGCCTTTTAACTTCTGATATTTGCTATCATTAATCGTATTAATATGCCAATCACAAGATAATTACACGAAGAGAACACAAAAGGATATCAGACTGGATGTTGTCGAAgcattatttgtttataattgcATTATCTCCAGTCTATTACTATTATTAACAACGCGACCTTGGTATTCGGGTGTTAATATTTTCTATCAATGTTATTTCGTCGTAGTTcttgatattttttgtgttagCGAATGAGCATAACGGAAATTTCAGaatgatttaaaaacaatttcttTAACATCAGCCTATTTATTTACCATGCTTTCTTAAATCTGTTGCTGAAATGGAGTTACcaaattatatttaattgtttCCTTCGAGTGGTCAATTTAAAAAATGGTTGAATAGGCAAATAATCTGATTTCTGTTCACCAATggaatgatgagtttattttcaattgtatttttttgGTGCTGGGAACTCCCTCCtcgaaattatattttttggtaCTGGGAATCGCACTTCCTTCTCGAAATTGTTAACTTGTGGCTTACACCAAACACATTGACGAAACCTCTCTGCcagtaattgcttaaaactttaaaaaaaaaaataatgatatgaatGTATATCAATATGAGGAATCATTATTACAATTGTATGTAATCTAAAGATTCCATTTTATTTGAAGGAAAATAGTAGTCTAAAGATTGAATTAAATTGACCGATTTATATGTTGTCCGCCCACAATTTTATCAACATGAAcgaatattaaaatattatactcTCCGGttcaatattattagttacatagtatGCTAGTGACcttatacggtatatatggggtcagtaaattccatatggtcTTCGCTCTCACaacatatggaatttactgacccaatatatactgtattacgtcactaacacactatgtaacgaatttatcttaccgactatcttaacgtgtgaaatttagactggTGACCTAtaaaaatgagcaagtcttcaataccgGTAGCATTAagaaatacttccattgatcttaCACAAAcacatgccaacaataacaacttgttaggtttaaatgtgtttcatgaatttatttcaatcttaatcatccatttcttcgtctgttgaaacctttaagattattttctcagtaccgttttgtttttataaaggaacGTAACACCACTACCAACCGTGTAtgaataagccccgcctcccttctaacctaatatggaatataaaggggcgtaacaccactactaaccgtgtatgaaataagccccgcctcccttctaagctaatatgaaatatacacagtctccacgcggacgctttaaaccaatcatattcctaaaaatgtataggaggtaGGATAATGAACAATTTTGGATATCGCCTAAAGATAATTCAAGGCGACATTCAAATATACAACTTCTACGTAACTGTTTTACATATGCGCAATATTAATCGGACTAATTTTTAACTATGGGATTCGAATTATATTTCTTCTTAGAAATTCAGTAAAAACACATGTATCTACAATTTTGATAATTTGCGCAAAGCCaaactaaattaaattaaatattgtgATATTTTGTAGCAAGAAATGAGCTGTTAAATTGACAGCAAACAAGGTTATCTATAGTTTAAaggctttttcattttttgattgcCATATACCACGTTCTGTTCATACTTACCAAGTTATCAAGGATCATAACTCCTGAAaggcaaaaattgaaaatcatcGAATTGAAGTTGACCGTCACTTCGTCATTAGTAACAGCATATAAAATATGATAAGCATTGGTTAATAAACAGAAACGACATACATAAAGCAAATAaaaacggtaataactgtcctttcctagatgTAGATATTTCAGATTTACACTGGAAACACTACACAAAATCTACGATTTTTCTTTTCCTATTGTTAGATTTCCTTCTCTGGATGGTAATTTTTCTTTTGGCACAATCTTTCTGTGTTTATATATCACCACTCGGTCGCTATGCCCGTGTTTGTAGTGTCGTTTTGCATTGAATGAATTTAATCTATGTATTAGTGGTATACTATCAATTCTGAGATAGCgttaccacaaatcacttaaaaGCCTTGACTAAATTCATTCATAGAAACATATTTGgtttgtacctgtagaaaacttatttcaaatggCATAGCATATCTTAATATTTATTAGGATAATGGTTACTGAGCTCGAAATTTTAGGTACGATTTTGGTAAACTTATTGATCCgtaaaatacatgtattctaAAAGATAACTAGGTCAACACTGTAAtgagatctttgaatattgtcttTATTGGATAAATATTGAATTTGATATCagttaattaaaaacaaactatattaTAGTTATATGCATATGCACATTATCGGTTCTACAATCTGTCAATACCTGTATTTTGGCATTTGGAAAgtcatgtttttttctatatttgttaatgtcgtCTTTACATTTAATCTATTGTATGTGCACTGTCGATATTTAAGTCTTTGACACATGGTTTGTTTAAGTAGTTGTTATATGCTTTGACCTATCTGTCAGTAACTGTAAGTGCTTTCAGATCAGGACTCAagtgtattttttgttgttagtGATGAGGGATCATGGATTAATATACTGCCACGTCAGGtctatttttgtttcttgtttccTGCTTTTAAACGATCTAAAGACGAACGATTTTCAACTGATGTTTTCGTTTGAATTagttttcatttatcatttcggggcattttatagctatctatGCGATCTTGGTGTTgctcgtacggtgacctatagttgtttagtTTAATTCTAtggcatttggtctctggtggagagtatACACAACACAATCTTAAAATTATCAAGGACATTAACTCTTGAACGttaaaagtgaaaatcgtcagTATTGAACTTGACGTTCATTTCATATTTACTggcaacattttaaaatttgaaatcattgattggttgaacagttcataaTTTATTGTACAGAAACTACATAAAGTGTCATGTTTCCAATATATtaagaacaataactcctgaGCGGTAAAATTgtgaattgtcaatatttacacttttatttttaaagtattggTTGAACAGTTAAGCAATTGCAGATAAAAATAATAAGttaatttcttgattgacaacatatttgttacgttcggaggacgtgtttttcaacagactgtcggcattccaatgggaacaaactgtgcccctctactcgccgacttgtttctttattattatgaggctgacttcatgcaggaacttcttaggaagaaagataagaagttagcaatatcctttaactctactttccgctatatagatgatgttctttcactaaacaattcaaaatttggtgactatgtggaacgcatctatccaatcgaactagagataaaggatactacagatacagttaagtcggcttcatatcttgacttacatctagaaattgacaatgagggtcggttgaaaacaaaactttacgacaaaagagatgattttagctttccaattgtgaactttccatttcttagtagcaacattccagcagcacctgcatacggggtatatatctcccaattgatacgatattcccgtgcttgcatttcccatgattttcttgatagaggtttgctgctcacaaggaagctattaaaccaagagttccaaatggtgaagttgaaatcatcccttcgtaaattttacggacgccatcacgagttggttgaccgttatggaataaccgtttcacaaatgatatcggatatgttccttacgtcgtaactacaatccccttccctttcatgaatatgacctaccgaattagactatttaccggatttgtaatcacttaagcaacacgacgggtgccacatgtggagcaggatctgcttacccttccggagcacctgagatcacccctagttttttggtggggttcgtgttgtttattctttagttttctatgttgtgtcgtgtgtactattgtttttctgtttgtcttttttatttttagccatggcgttgtcagtttgttttagatttatgagtttgactgtccctttggtatctttcgtccctcttttaagaagtTATTGAACGGAAACTGTTGACATTGAATTTCGCTCGCCCGCCGTTCAACACCACATAAATAACCGTATCTTTATACGGAGAAAATCAGGTTAAAAAgctttaactgtttttttttctcttgaaacTTTCATAACAAATCTTAAATTcacatatttaaatgtattttagggaATGGTACTGTCGATTTCGATGAATTTGTAGCAATGATGTCTCGTTACTATTCGACCATGGACCCCGAGAAAGAAATGAGAGATGCATTCCGTGTATTCGACAAGGATGGAAATGGTTATATCAGTAAATCAGAGTTGAAGTCAGTTATGCACAGTTTAGGAGAAAAACTAAATGACCAAGAAATTGAGGAAATGATCCGTGCTGCTGATGCTGATAAAGATggtgcaataaattattcaggtATCTCGTATATTGCATTTATAGTGATTTAACTCTAAACTAGctgcaaaatatttgaaaatttcaaaacttatCTTCATTGTcgtgatgggttttttttttttcaaagacagCAACATTTACACATTGTTTTTATCATAAAACTTCAAAGAAATATACCTCAATAATGCtccctaaaaatgaaaaaaaatattgaaaaaactgAAACATTGCTTCATTATGTAAACTTTGATTCACTTGCTGAACCCCGGTAAcgataaaacagtctttaataacAGTTGATAATATCTCTTATTATGATACACAGAGGACTGATTCAAAATCATACAATGATAACATACATTCAAGATTCCTTAAATAATTATGCTTATAACGTTATATCATCAATAAAAAGATTCATATGGCATAACATATAATGTATACTTAGACTAACGAGTAGGAAATGCGTAGGTTAATTCAATATATTCATTGATTTTGTTCCAGTacaaaaagttagaaaaaaaacctAGATAGGaataactataaatatttgacacaatccaacatcaacatttaaaaaaaaaaagataaaaatcgaATGATAAAATGTATTAATTCAAGGAATCTGTCATGCATAAAAATTTGTTCCAGTGGTTCTTATCTCTGAAATACTACatgtttcattttttattcaaaattgtctttatttattcTTTCTTTTAGAATTCGTCAAAATGGTATGCCAAACGAAGTGATGTTAAATGACAAATTCTTTAAACTGTAACATATCTAACATATACTTATCATTCCCAAAGAACGACAAAAGTTTCCGATCAAGACACCATCTACCTATCAAGATATCACCACCATTATAACCAGTAATTGGAACTAATAACTACATAGCAAACTGATATCCTTGTTCAGTGACAGTGACATTATCGATATTGAATGTTGTCATGTTTGTTTGTTGCGAGAAATGTATATTGAATGTATGTCAACTTCCTTTTACAATAAAGTCAAGGCTTTAACATACTTTGTATATCAAAATTAATATCCTTGCactacatgttttttttcaataaaaattgttTGCTACTTTTGCAACAAAATATTTTCTCAGTAAAATGAGGCGATATATGACAATAGCAAAATGTCGCTTTTTATAAGTTTCGTTAACAATGGTTGactcctgtcatgtaatgttgtcaatttaacgttatatttaacattgccattaaagcgggaggtttgtcaTGCCACAAAACTAG contains:
- the LOC139517304 gene encoding uncharacterized protein — protein: MAGQFSEETISDWRESFSLFDKNRDGVICCRELGGVMRSIGQTPTDDDVQKMVSDADKDGNGTVDFDEFVAMMSRYYSTMDPEKEMRDAFRVFDKDGNGYISKSELKSVMHSLGEKLNDQEIEEMIRAADADKDGAINYSEFVKMVCQTK